The DNA region ATGGATAATTTCCTCCAGCACTCAGCCATAGCAGGCTCGAAGGTTACCAATAGAAGATGGAAAATATGGTGGATAGCAGCTACAAGGTCAATATGGAAGCTCAGAAATGATATGATCTTTCAGAATCAGCCTTTTCACATCTCGAAGTTGGTGGATAATACAAATTTTCTCACTTGGTCCTGGCTGAGGGGGTGGGAAAAGGATTTTAATGTTCCTTTCCATCAATGGTCCTCTGCTATGTCTATGGCTTTTAATTAGAGTGTGGTCTGTAGGGTTGGGCTTCTGGTGGTTTCTTGTCGGGCAGATGTAAtgctgtttttgttttctgtttcagGAGATCTTCTCTCCTGTGTTATCttgtagtacctctggtactagttatcgtttaatatatatattattttcgcagttaaaaaaaaaacattaggtACTCAGCCACTGACTTACAAGCCTAGTTATATTAGTCAGGACTCAGAGTTAGTTGTAACTGTCTGACTTCAATCCATGAATTGAATTGTCATCCTGTATTTCCTTTTCTGCTTCATactgaattgaattgaattttataattacattATATGGCTTACTGTGTTCCATTGGGTATAATATTAGACATCAAGGTAATGCCATTGCTCCAAGCATTTTTGGTTCCACttgattcttttgttgaacttttaAATGATAATGCTATGATGCAAATATTGGGTTCATATTTTCTGgaatatttgattaaaagaattgttattttaatgCAGGAATGCAGCTGATATAGTTTACAGAAGTTGTGAAGGACCAACAGAGCACTTAAGAGAGTTTAACTGAGAGCTGCAGGGATGGCTCATTTGGATGTTTGTCATCAAGTCAGGTTCATTGGTCAGCTTGAGGAATATGGAAGTAGACTTTCTTCCAGTATTCCTACGGTAGAAGGATCAAAAGATAAAGAAGAAATCGTTGAAGTTAAACCTATCTTCATGccaaattttaagaaaagaaaacgcCTTAGCCTTAATCGTCTTAGAGAGATCAAAGCAGATATGTGTGCAAGGCAAAGTAGTGGCACACCTAAAACAAAGTGTGAAAGCATAGACAGATGGTCAGCTAAGAGGTAAATGATTTATGATATTCTTTCTGTGTTGTTACTTGTTACTATCTTCTAACATATATTAAGTTGAGACAGTAACCTAATGCAATGTAGGTATGAGTTGGCTCAGCAAAGCATGTGGGAGGTCTTAAAGGGCGAAGGTGCAACTTTTGAAAATCCAATTACCCGACCTGCACTAAGAATGGCTGCCCGTAAACACATTGGTGATACTGGACTGTTAGACCACTTACTGAAGCACATTGATGGTAAAGTGGCACCTGGAGGAACTGAGCGGTTCCGTCGATGTTTCAACACCAAGGGAATCATGGAGTATTGGTTGGAGAGTGCTAATTTGGATGAGATTCGCCAGGAGACTGGGGTGCAAGACCCTTATATTGGTGAACTGAAAATGCTTAAAATTGAAATGGCCCAGATGAAGAAGTATTGAACTTGGAAActcaaatttcataaataattttgtatgctTACTATTATATGTTCAGTTTTAATGAGTTAATTTGCATAGCAGAGACATGCAAGAGCTCATTGCCAAGAAGCAAGAAAAAAGTGAAATGTGCTTGATGGAGgtgaataatttaataattcaatGGTTTGCTATCTTGAATAGAAATTTATgaacttttattttgatatttcttGATAGGAGACACAGAAAAGTTTTGTGAATTGGAAAGCTATGACTGAGCAGCGTGTAACTGAGATTATGACTTCTTTGAAGGGTGTGCAGGTATCTAAGCAAGTTTATTTCTGCACTTTTTCACTCTTCAAGAATATAGATCTTGTTAatagttctttatttttaatgtacctccttaattaataattgtgtaacttttttttttttgggggggggggggggggaggtggagcactttttatttatttaggccTTAATGGGATTCATATTATGTTGAATGTATTATATGGCTTACTGTAGCTTTACATGTTGACAGGGCATGCATGAAAACATGTTGATTTGGAAAACTAAAGTTGAGCAACAGCTAATAGAAATAACCAATAAATTGAGTGATGTGCAAAAATTGAGAGAAGACACCACTTCAAGTTATCCTCCAGTAAGTTGGGAGGATTGGCTAGGAAGCACCAACACAGACAATATTCAGGGAAATGAACTCAACCTGGAGCTGCTTAATGTTCCAAAAGAGGTTGTACTTCAAGATCTGAACTCAACCCTACCAACTCAGCTGCAATGTGTAGAACTGACTAACATGAATAGGTAATCCaagtaaaattatattctttaaaaCCATTTCATGCTCCCTTTCAGGGCAAAAAAGATAAAGGAGGAAAAAATGTTGCTTTTGTTCTTTCAGTAACCCTCTCATTTTTCTCTCATGATTATAGCAATTTGCTGGAGTTGGTGCCAAAGATAAAGGAAGATCAACCTAATGTGACCCCTGATTCTTCTATGACTGTTAATTCAAAGTCAGACCTTGACAATTCATTGATATTGTATCAGGTGGTGTCAATAGTATTACATGTGTGTGTAtaatattttctcaatttttatatttttcagtttaataatcatcgtataatatttttcttacagGAAATGATCATGGAATTATTTACATCGAGGGATAAAATGGAGCAGCAGTTATTGCAGATAGCAAATACTGTATATGGCATGCTGACAATGAAATAGACTCTACATCGAATCGAAGTATCAATCCTAACTTAAGGATTCTAATTTATTACCATTTTCTTTTGCTACTCTCATAGAGTGTAGAGTTTAGATATTGTACAGTGTTAACAATCTTATGGGGAAGTGAAATCCTTTTCCAACCACAAATAGAATGTCACCCACAGTGAGCTTCAAATTGTTGATATTCTTCCCTGGCCTTTTACAATACAATTGGTTTTAAGGTAGGTCAC from Glycine soja cultivar W05 chromosome 8, ASM419377v2, whole genome shotgun sequence includes:
- the LOC114420957 gene encoding protein DYAD-like isoform X1; its protein translation is MAHLDVCHQVRFIGQLEEYGSRLSSSIPTVEGSKDKEEIVEVKPIFMPNFKKRKRLSLNRLREIKADMCARQSSGTPKTKCESIDRWSAKRYELAQQSMWEVLKGEGATFENPITRPALRMAARKHIGDTGLLDHLLKHIDGKVAPGGTERFRRCFNTKGIMEYWLESANLDEIRQETGVQDPYIGELKMLKIEMAQMKKDMQELIAKKQEKSEMCLMEETQKSFVNWKAMTEQRVTEIMTSLKGVQGMHENMLIWKTKVEQQLIEITNKLSDVQKLREDTTSSYPPVSWEDWLGSTNTDNIQGNELNLELLNVPKEVVLQDLNSTLPTQLQCVELTNMNSNLLELVPKIKEDQPNVTPDSSMTVNSKSDLDNSLILYQEMIMELFTSRDKMEQQLLQIANTVYGMLTMK
- the LOC114420957 gene encoding protein DYAD-like isoform X2 — translated: MAHLDVCHQVRFIGQLEEYGSRLSSSIPTVEGSKDKEEIVEVKPIFMPNFKKRKRLSLNRLREIKADMCARQSSGTPKTKCESIDRWSAKRYELAQQSMWEVLKGEGATFENPITRPALRMAARKHIGDTGLLDHLLKHIDGKVAPGGTERFRRCFNTKGIMEYWLESANLDEIRQETGVQDPYIGELKMLKIEMAQMKKDMQELIAKKQEKSEMCLMEKSFVNWKAMTEQRVTEIMTSLKGVQGMHENMLIWKTKVEQQLIEITNKLSDVQKLREDTTSSYPPVSWEDWLGSTNTDNIQGNELNLELLNVPKEVVLQDLNSTLPTQLQCVELTNMNSNLLELVPKIKEDQPNVTPDSSMTVNSKSDLDNSLILYQEMIMELFTSRDKMEQQLLQIANTVYGMLTMK